A genomic region of Exiguobacterium sp. Helios contains the following coding sequences:
- the brnQ gene encoding branched-chain amino acid transport system II carrier protein produces MSKTVPTSFIVVIGMMLFALFFGAGNLIFPPMLGQMAGENVWIANAGFLVTGVGLPLLAILAFAYSGEADLRAMASRVHPVFGLVFAIILYLAIGPFFAIPRAGTVSYEIGIKPFFGEGASSTPLLIFSILFYTLACLLSLNPTKIVDVVGKILTPIKITFIGLLILVAVIKPIGSFQNPLTTYQHNAFFNGFQEGYLTLDALGAFVFGIIIISAIKEKGVTSKKQLLIICSKAALIAASLLAITYSALAFMGASSVSKIGPLTNGAEILSAVSDYYFGAYGSILLGLMITVACLTTSVGLITACASFFALLLPKISYVKWTIGLSIFSALVANIGLTQLIAISKPVLLTLYPLAICLIFLTFLHSVFKGKPAVYQGAMWMTFAVSLFDGLKVAEAPVGPVLRVFENVLPFFSVGLGWVVPAIIGAILGGLFGRKKAYRPEQSRVA; encoded by the coding sequence ATGTCTAAAACAGTTCCAACATCCTTTATCGTCGTCATCGGTATGATGCTGTTTGCCTTGTTTTTCGGAGCAGGCAATCTGATTTTTCCACCGATGCTCGGACAAATGGCGGGAGAAAATGTCTGGATTGCCAATGCCGGGTTCCTGGTTACAGGCGTCGGCTTACCGCTGCTTGCGATCTTAGCGTTTGCTTATTCCGGAGAAGCGGATTTACGGGCGATGGCGTCGCGGGTCCACCCGGTCTTCGGTCTTGTCTTTGCCATCATCTTGTACTTAGCGATTGGTCCATTTTTTGCGATTCCGCGCGCTGGAACCGTTTCCTATGAAATCGGGATCAAACCATTTTTCGGGGAAGGCGCATCGTCGACACCGTTGCTGATTTTTTCGATTCTGTTTTATACGCTTGCCTGCCTGTTGTCGCTGAATCCGACAAAAATCGTGGATGTCGTCGGGAAAATTTTGACACCGATCAAGATTACATTCATCGGGCTGTTGATTCTCGTTGCCGTCATTAAGCCAATCGGAAGTTTTCAGAATCCTTTGACGACGTATCAGCACAACGCTTTTTTTAATGGTTTCCAGGAAGGCTATTTGACACTGGATGCCCTCGGAGCGTTTGTCTTCGGTATTATCATCATCTCGGCAATCAAGGAAAAAGGGGTCACGTCGAAAAAACAATTGCTCATTATTTGTTCGAAAGCAGCCCTGATTGCGGCGAGTTTACTTGCCATCACGTATTCGGCCCTTGCCTTCATGGGGGCTTCCAGTGTCTCCAAAATTGGTCCGCTGACGAACGGAGCGGAAATCCTCTCAGCGGTGTCCGACTATTACTTCGGCGCATACGGCTCGATTTTACTCGGTCTGATGATTACGGTCGCATGTCTGACGACGAGTGTCGGTCTGATTACGGCCTGCGCCTCGTTCTTCGCGCTATTGTTACCAAAGATTTCGTACGTCAAGTGGACGATTGGACTGTCGATCTTCAGCGCGCTCGTTGCCAACATCGGTCTGACCCAGTTGATCGCGATTTCAAAACCGGTTCTGCTGACGCTTTATCCACTGGCAATCTGTCTGATTTTCCTGACGTTCCTGCATTCCGTTTTTAAAGGAAAACCGGCGGTCTACCAGGGAGCGATGTGGATGACGTTTGCCGTCAGTTTGTTTGATGGACTGAAAGTGGCAGAAGCACCGGTCGGACCGGTCTTGCGCGTTTTTGAAAACGTGTTGCCGTTCTTCTCCGTCGGACTCGGTTGGGTCGTTCCGGCCATCATCGGAGCCATCTTAGGCGGATTATTCGGGCGGAAAAAAGCCTACCGGCCGGAACAGTCACGCGTTGCTTGA
- a CDS encoding MetQ/NlpA family ABC transporter substrate-binding protein, with amino-acid sequence MKKIMVLLSVFVLALAGCGNADKKDEQESASKTETLKVASLIKPMTEILDLVKPELKKEGVNLEVVVLSDNVQPNSALAAKEVDANFFQHVPYMEEFNRNNKANLVPIQPIYFANYGLYSKEYKKMDQLPKGAVIAVANDVSNIDRSLALLAQHDAIKLKKKTGPYYTMKDITENKRNFKFKEVDLLMLARLYDDADAVIMTPAYASPLGLTPKKDALVTEGVENDFAITLVARKDNQDSEAIQKLAKAMTSPKVKKFLEDNYDETAIPAFK; translated from the coding sequence ATGAAAAAAATCATGGTATTACTCAGCGTTTTTGTGTTGGCCTTAGCCGGATGCGGCAACGCCGATAAAAAGGATGAACAAGAATCGGCGTCAAAAACAGAGACGTTAAAAGTCGCGTCACTGATCAAACCGATGACGGAAATTCTCGATCTCGTTAAACCGGAACTCAAAAAAGAGGGCGTTAATCTGGAAGTCGTTGTCCTCAGTGACAACGTGCAGCCGAACAGTGCCCTCGCAGCAAAAGAAGTCGATGCGAACTTCTTCCAACACGTCCCGTACATGGAAGAGTTCAACCGCAACAACAAAGCCAATCTTGTTCCGATTCAACCGATTTACTTTGCGAACTACGGTTTGTACTCAAAAGAGTATAAAAAGATGGACCAATTGCCGAAAGGTGCTGTTATTGCCGTCGCAAATGACGTCTCGAACATCGACCGGTCGCTCGCTCTGCTCGCACAGCATGATGCGATCAAGTTGAAAAAGAAAACCGGTCCGTACTACACGATGAAAGACATCACGGAAAACAAACGTAACTTTAAGTTCAAGGAAGTGGATTTGCTGATGCTCGCCCGCCTTTATGATGATGCGGATGCGGTCATCATGACGCCGGCCTATGCTTCACCGCTCGGTCTGACTCCGAAGAAAGATGCCCTTGTGACGGAAGGCGTCGAAAATGACTTTGCGATCACGCTCGTTGCCCGGAAGGACAATCAGGATTCAGAAGCGATTCAAAAGCTTGCGAAAGCAATGACAAGTCCGAAAGTCAAAAAGTTCCTCGAGGACAATTATGACGAAACGGCGATTCCTGCCTTTAAATAA
- a CDS encoding helix-turn-helix domain-containing protein, with protein sequence MELQIKPLPIKKHWLLEGDRRSVKPGLVIVVAGSGFLYSNRHRLYPGDAVWIEQIDEVLPAAKETCLFYHLTLTGHRCALYRQDADILHDWLRQLHVSPTSEQEGLTQLRILYQLLETLNREQENHVFEEVVASWLKDLSMKRSVHELALDLGMSVPTFNRLFKERYHATPKEYVTQLRIRTAKEWMLASHEMTLAQIAQKVGLQDEFYFSRLFKKRTGLSPTHFLQRITPRIGIASRLLLQDHLLALGLQPILAPSYPTEYGASGLPVFLTGLDGTRLYDANQPLQREWFETTALDLIIKTPSLEKGQDISWLPADHVLELPHQTCWSEYLRLIAVATNREDRLEPIVAQITALEQTVKERLAWNKTGTWAVVWIRPDEVRLYGMKQHTMLDFLFHDLGLKPAPGLPEAIYEIVTLETLQRVDPENLLILWSQPVDVERIQQESTWQTLQAVRRHQVYYPDSVDWDPWGPLGRTHMLKQLLDYIENEPRLICP encoded by the coding sequence ATGGAGTTACAGATCAAACCGTTACCAATCAAGAAGCACTGGTTGCTTGAAGGCGATCGGCGATCAGTCAAGCCGGGACTGGTTATCGTTGTTGCAGGGAGCGGATTTTTATACAGCAACCGGCACCGGTTATACCCGGGCGATGCCGTCTGGATCGAACAAATCGACGAAGTATTGCCGGCTGCAAAAGAGACTTGTTTGTTCTACCACCTGACGTTGACGGGACACCGGTGTGCCCTGTATCGGCAAGATGCAGACATCCTGCATGACTGGTTACGGCAACTGCATGTCAGCCCGACTTCGGAACAGGAAGGGTTGACTCAACTACGAATTCTGTATCAACTGCTTGAGACATTGAACCGCGAACAGGAGAATCATGTGTTTGAGGAAGTGGTCGCTTCGTGGCTGAAGGACTTGTCGATGAAAAGGTCCGTCCATGAGCTGGCGCTTGATCTCGGAATGTCGGTACCGACATTTAACCGGCTGTTCAAAGAGCGGTATCACGCCACACCAAAAGAATATGTGACGCAACTGCGGATTCGCACGGCAAAAGAGTGGATGCTCGCTTCACACGAGATGACGTTGGCGCAAATCGCACAAAAAGTGGGGCTGCAGGACGAATTTTACTTCAGCCGCCTCTTCAAAAAACGGACCGGTCTGTCGCCGACCCATTTTTTACAACGGATTACGCCCCGGATCGGCATTGCCAGCCGCCTCTTGTTGCAGGATCATCTGTTGGCACTTGGTCTGCAACCGATTTTGGCACCGAGTTATCCGACGGAATACGGAGCAAGCGGATTACCCGTGTTTTTGACCGGACTGGACGGAACCCGGTTGTACGACGCGAATCAACCGCTTCAGCGGGAATGGTTCGAGACGACGGCACTGGATTTGATTATCAAGACACCGAGTTTAGAGAAGGGACAGGATATCAGCTGGTTGCCGGCTGACCATGTCCTTGAACTGCCGCATCAAACCTGCTGGAGTGAATATCTCCGACTGATTGCCGTAGCGACGAATCGGGAAGACCGGCTCGAGCCGATCGTCGCGCAGATTACAGCGCTCGAACAAACGGTCAAGGAACGTTTGGCGTGGAACAAGACCGGAACATGGGCTGTCGTCTGGATTCGACCGGACGAGGTGCGTTTATACGGGATGAAGCAACATACGATGCTTGATTTTTTATTTCATGATTTGGGTCTGAAACCGGCACCGGGATTACCTGAAGCCATTTATGAGATTGTCACGCTGGAGACGTTACAACGAGTTGATCCCGAAAACCTGTTGATCTTATGGAGTCAACCGGTTGATGTCGAGCGGATTCAGCAAGAATCGACATGGCAGACCTTGCAGGCGGTCAGGCGCCATCAAGTCTATTATCCGGACAGCGTTGATTGGGATCCTTGGGGACCACTCGGACGCACCCACATGCTGAAGCAATTGTTAGACTATATTGAAAATGAACCACGCTTGATTTGTCCATGA
- a CDS encoding DUF2268 domain-containing putative Zn-dependent protease (predicted Zn-dependent protease with a strongly conserved HExxH motif) yields MHQQIKKSLQTSIKALPRTDKLTVFVAPYEIHNAADIQRHGGATGFASGTNMFTLYLAKDFSKDTLANTIAHEYHHTVAFESNTHDSVFNGILLEGEADMFAAQVYPKGKSEATEPFLDHTLENLLTQINNHNVNAYDLRYGNYDKDIPPLAQYTLGYMIMTDFIQKNPDVPVAKWTKMPTTDILEKTGYAKKLTIR; encoded by the coding sequence ATTCATCAACAGATTAAAAAAAGCCTTCAGACCTCAATCAAAGCACTGCCAAGAACAGATAAGCTGACAGTCTTCGTCGCGCCTTATGAGATTCATAATGCGGCTGATATTCAACGTCACGGCGGTGCTACCGGTTTTGCCTCCGGGACAAACATGTTCACCCTTTACTTAGCAAAAGATTTTTCAAAAGACACACTGGCGAATACCATCGCCCACGAATACCACCATACTGTCGCTTTTGAAAGCAACACTCATGACTCGGTGTTCAACGGTATCCTTTTGGAAGGTGAAGCGGACATGTTTGCTGCGCAGGTCTATCCAAAAGGGAAATCGGAAGCGACCGAACCGTTTCTCGATCATACGCTGGAAAATCTGTTGACACAGATCAACAACCATAACGTGAATGCGTACGATTTACGATACGGCAACTATGACAAAGACATTCCGCCGCTTGCTCAATATACGCTCGGCTATATGATCATGACGGACTTCATCCAGAAAAATCCTGATGTTCCCGTTGCCAAGTGGACCAAGATGCCGACAACTGATATTTTGGAGAAAACCGGCTATGCGAAGAAGTTGACGATCCGTTAG
- a CDS encoding acetyl-CoA C-acetyltransferase has translation MSEQVVIVSATRTAIGSFNGSLKDVPATKLGATVIQAALEQANVAPDLVEEVIMGNVLQAGLGQNPARQASLLAGLPETVPAMTINKVCGSGLKAIHLAFQAIKSGEADIIVAGGMENMSQAPYVLSGARTGLRMGDQPLVDTIIKDGLECAFNDYHMGITAENLAEQYTISREAQDQFAASSQQKAGQAIEADRFQAEITPVEIPQRKGEPVVFAQDEFPRAGTTAESLARLRPAFKKGGTVTAGNASGINDGAAAVVVMSARKAKELGLTPLVEIVANGTSGVDPSIMGIGPVKAVGQALRKAGLELDAIDVIEANEAFAAQSLAVDAELQFDPAKLNRNGGAIALGHPIGASGTRIMVTLIHEMLRTGESHGLATLCIGGGQGIATIVKKYEG, from the coding sequence ATGAGCGAGCAAGTTGTCATCGTCAGCGCGACACGAACGGCAATCGGCAGTTTTAACGGCAGTTTAAAGGATGTCCCGGCAACGAAGCTCGGCGCAACGGTCATCCAAGCGGCGCTCGAACAAGCGAATGTCGCACCGGACCTCGTCGAGGAGGTCATCATGGGCAACGTTCTTCAGGCGGGACTCGGACAAAATCCGGCCCGTCAGGCGAGTCTCCTCGCAGGTCTTCCGGAAACGGTTCCGGCCATGACGATCAATAAAGTCTGCGGCTCCGGGCTGAAGGCGATTCACCTCGCGTTCCAAGCTATCAAGTCCGGCGAGGCCGACATCATCGTCGCCGGCGGGATGGAAAACATGAGTCAGGCACCGTACGTGTTAAGCGGTGCCCGGACCGGCTTACGGATGGGAGACCAGCCGCTTGTCGATACGATCATCAAAGACGGACTCGAATGTGCCTTCAATGACTATCATATGGGAATCACGGCGGAAAACTTAGCCGAGCAATATACGATTTCCCGTGAAGCACAGGATCAGTTCGCAGCGTCAAGTCAACAAAAAGCGGGACAGGCCATCGAAGCGGACCGGTTCCAAGCGGAAATTACACCAGTCGAGATTCCGCAGCGCAAAGGCGAACCGGTCGTGTTTGCACAAGACGAGTTCCCGCGTGCCGGAACGACAGCGGAATCACTTGCCCGCTTGCGTCCGGCCTTCAAAAAAGGCGGTACAGTGACAGCCGGCAATGCATCGGGTATCAATGACGGAGCGGCAGCAGTCGTCGTCATGTCGGCCCGGAAGGCGAAAGAACTCGGCCTGACACCACTTGTCGAAATCGTTGCGAACGGTACGTCCGGTGTTGACCCGAGCATTATGGGAATCGGTCCCGTCAAGGCCGTCGGACAGGCGTTACGAAAAGCGGGTCTCGAACTGGATGCCATCGACGTCATCGAGGCGAACGAAGCGTTTGCTGCCCAATCGCTTGCAGTTGACGCAGAACTCCAGTTTGATCCGGCAAAGTTGAACCGAAACGGCGGGGCGATTGCGCTCGGTCACCCGATCGGCGCCAGTGGAACACGGATCATGGTGACGTTGATCCACGAGATGTTACGGACCGGAGAAAGCCATGGTCTCGCGACACTTTGCATCGGGGGCGGCCAAGGAATTGCGACGATCGTCAAGAAGTATGAAGGATAA
- a CDS encoding methionine ABC transporter ATP-binding protein encodes MISLQNVSKSFSGQPVIQSVALSIEQGEMHGIIGASGAGKSTLLRLMNLLERPDTGRVEFDGMDLTNLSNRQLRQTRQNIGMIFQDFNLIENKTVEQNIGVSLELARVKKRERADRIQECLRFVGLESFARKYPSELSGGQKQRVAIARALANRPRVLLCDEPTSSLDPSTTSEILRVLQDINQTLGVTIVLVSHEMQVIQSICNRVTIMADGRIETTIATEPAGITEITSDAGWFLTQLTERRDSHA; translated from the coding sequence ATGATTTCATTACAGAATGTCAGTAAAAGTTTTTCCGGACAACCGGTCATCCAGTCCGTCGCCCTCTCGATTGAACAGGGCGAGATGCATGGCATCATCGGTGCGAGCGGTGCCGGGAAATCGACGTTACTCCGGCTGATGAACCTGCTCGAACGGCCGGATACCGGGCGGGTCGAATTTGACGGAATGGATTTAACAAACCTGTCGAACCGACAGCTGCGGCAGACCCGGCAAAATATCGGGATGATTTTTCAAGACTTTAATCTGATCGAAAACAAGACGGTCGAACAAAACATTGGTGTTTCACTTGAACTCGCCCGTGTCAAAAAACGAGAGCGGGCGGACCGGATTCAGGAGTGTCTCCGGTTTGTCGGACTGGAATCCTTTGCCCGGAAGTATCCGTCCGAACTGAGCGGAGGGCAGAAGCAGCGTGTGGCGATTGCCCGGGCGCTCGCCAACCGCCCGCGCGTTTTGCTGTGTGACGAACCGACGTCTTCGCTCGATCCGAGTACGACGTCGGAAATCTTACGCGTGTTGCAGGATATCAATCAGACACTCGGGGTGACGATCGTACTTGTCAGTCATGAGATGCAGGTGATTCAAAGCATTTGCAACCGGGTCACGATCATGGCAGACGGGCGGATTGAAACGACGATCGCGACCGAACCGGCGGGAATCACGGAAATTACGAGTGATGCCGGTTGGTTCCTGACCCAATTGACGGAGCGGAGGGATTCACATGCCTGA
- a CDS encoding methionine ABC transporter permease — MPDIVLEYAAEIRLAIGQTFVMVGISILAAVLVGLPLGTWLYLSRKGQLLSNRFVFSSLNLLVNTIRSFPFLLLIVFLIPFTRFIIGTAIGTAAATVPLAVIAIAHYSRLVEQSLLEVPKGVVEAAVSMGASTREVVLKFLFVEARSGLVLGLTTSIVSFISYSTIMGVVGGGGIGDFAVRYGYQQFQTELMLYMILIMVILVQLIQFTGTTVARLLDKR; from the coding sequence ATGCCTGATATCGTGCTCGAATATGCGGCGGAAATCAGACTGGCGATCGGACAAACGTTCGTGATGGTCGGAATTTCGATTCTCGCGGCAGTTCTCGTTGGTTTACCGCTCGGAACCTGGCTCTATCTGTCACGTAAAGGGCAGTTGCTGTCGAACCGGTTCGTCTTTTCAAGTTTGAATTTACTTGTCAACACGATCCGCTCGTTTCCGTTTTTATTGCTCATTGTCTTCCTGATTCCGTTTACGCGGTTCATCATCGGGACGGCGATCGGAACGGCAGCAGCGACCGTCCCGCTTGCTGTCATTGCGATCGCCCATTATTCACGGCTCGTCGAACAGTCGCTGCTTGAAGTGCCGAAAGGTGTCGTCGAGGCCGCCGTCTCGATGGGGGCTTCGACACGTGAAGTCGTCCTGAAGTTTTTATTCGTTGAAGCCCGGTCCGGTCTTGTGCTTGGACTGACGACGTCGATCGTCAGCTTCATTTCGTATTCGACGATCATGGGGGTTGTCGGGGGCGGAGGAATCGGCGACTTTGCTGTCCGATACGGTTACCAACAGTTTCAGACGGAATTGATGCTCTATATGATTTTGATTATGGTCATCCTGGTGCAATTGATTCAATTTACCGGGACGACCGTAGCACGCTTGCTCGATAAACGTTAA
- a CDS encoding antibiotic biosynthesis monooxygenase, with protein MFIQLKTIRVETGHAESMIERFAGEGIIEQQPGFIDLSVLQKKRTRGEEEVIVLIRWESEQDWKAWETSDVHLAGHRARRGQPVPSFILGSDQQYYDVLGQKGKR; from the coding sequence CTGTTCATCCAACTTAAAACAATTCGGGTGGAAACCGGTCATGCGGAGTCGATGATTGAACGATTCGCAGGCGAAGGCATCATCGAACAACAACCCGGCTTCATCGATCTCAGTGTCCTGCAAAAAAAGCGGACGCGGGGCGAAGAAGAAGTCATCGTACTGATTCGCTGGGAGTCGGAACAGGACTGGAAAGCGTGGGAGACGAGTGACGTCCATCTTGCAGGTCACCGTGCACGTCGTGGTCAACCGGTGCCGTCGTTCATTTTAGGAAGTGACCAGCAGTATTACGATGTTCTGGGTCAAAAAGGCAAACGCTGA
- a CDS encoding iron ABC transporter permease — protein MTTSVRPRSILTIVALTVGLLTLLSTLSLFYGAVPISRATVLASFHSFDAGNLQHQLVQEVRLPRLICAGLVGIALALSGTMMQGLTRNALADPSLLGITHGAGLGVALSLAFVSEHSFVTSLAFSFGGAALGTAVILLITVFARGRFSPVTLTVAGSALSALFSALSTGITLFHQVAQDLSFWYAGGLSGAKWAHVLVLLPVVLLGLLISLHIARSMTVLSLGEDVATGLGSSLTKVRLLGFCSIVLLAGVAVSVAGVIGFVGLIIPHISRFLVGTNYYLLLPVSALLGMTLLIASDLLARMINPPFETPLGAVTALVGVPYFLYLARRKELSV, from the coding sequence ATGACTACATCCGTTCGACCACGCTCAATCCTGACGATTGTTGCTCTCACGGTTGGACTGCTCACGCTACTAAGTACACTGTCCTTGTTTTACGGTGCCGTGCCGATTTCCCGGGCGACCGTCCTTGCCTCGTTTCATTCCTTTGACGCCGGTAATCTGCAGCATCAACTCGTTCAAGAAGTCCGGCTTCCGCGTCTGATTTGCGCCGGGCTTGTCGGTATTGCTTTGGCGCTGTCGGGGACGATGATGCAAGGGTTGACCCGGAATGCGCTGGCTGACCCCTCCCTGCTTGGCATCACCCACGGAGCAGGACTTGGAGTCGCCTTGTCGCTGGCCTTTGTCTCGGAGCATTCATTTGTGACTTCGCTTGCCTTTTCGTTTGGTGGCGCCGCACTTGGGACAGCTGTCATTTTGCTGATCACAGTATTTGCCCGCGGACGCTTTTCACCGGTCACGTTGACCGTAGCCGGTTCGGCACTGAGTGCTTTATTCAGCGCTCTGTCGACCGGCATCACCCTGTTTCACCAAGTCGCCCAAGATCTCAGCTTTTGGTATGCCGGCGGGTTATCCGGGGCAAAATGGGCGCACGTGTTGGTCTTGCTTCCGGTCGTCCTGCTTGGACTCCTCATTTCCTTACATATCGCCCGCAGCATGACAGTCCTCTCGCTCGGAGAAGATGTTGCGACCGGGCTGGGGTCCTCGTTGACGAAAGTCCGGCTGCTTGGATTTTGCAGCATCGTCCTGCTTGCCGGTGTTGCCGTGTCGGTCGCCGGTGTCATCGGCTTTGTCGGCTTGATCATTCCCCATATCAGTCGCTTTTTAGTCGGGACGAACTATTACCTGTTGCTGCCGGTCAGCGCCCTGCTCGGCATGACGTTGTTGATTGCTTCCGACCTGCTGGCACGAATGATCAATCCGCCGTTCGAAACTCCGCTTGGAGCTGTCACCGCCCTGGTCGGAGTACCCTACTTCCTTTATCTCGCCCGCCGAAAGGAGTTGTCCGTCTGA
- a CDS encoding iron ABC transporter permease, with protein sequence MDVWHAVKQARLTLFCLCSLLILTFVYSLSTGILPVSFSAIGRTLIGQGTESERLILIDLRLPRMLLALLIGAGLAVSGTLLQGMSRNALADPGILGINAGAGLFVVLTLFFFRSATHQLPILPFVAFVGATLVAWTIYRLAGKAVQPGRLLLIGVGINALCGALLIIFQLKMDPRDFQQATVWLTGSIWQADWSSVLTLAPWIVCLVPLAFLHSRPLNLLQLSGSLPQTLGLRVEQTRKRILLIAAALAGSCVAAGGGISFIGLLAPHIARRLVGPNHYSLIPVAALLGSLLVLLADLIGKNLLAPADIPVGIVIAILGAPYFIVLLFRK encoded by the coding sequence ATGGATGTCTGGCATGCGGTAAAACAGGCGCGATTGACGCTGTTTTGTTTATGTAGTCTGCTCATTTTGACATTTGTGTACAGTCTGTCGACCGGGATTCTTCCCGTTTCGTTTAGCGCGATCGGCCGAACGTTGATCGGACAAGGAACGGAATCTGAACGGCTGATTCTCATCGATCTCCGGTTACCGCGGATGTTACTCGCATTGTTGATCGGTGCCGGACTAGCAGTGTCCGGGACACTACTTCAAGGGATGTCACGCAATGCCCTCGCCGATCCCGGCATTCTCGGAATCAATGCCGGTGCCGGATTGTTCGTTGTCTTGACACTGTTTTTCTTTCGCTCCGCTACACATCAACTTCCGATTCTGCCGTTCGTCGCTTTTGTCGGTGCGACGCTTGTCGCCTGGACGATTTACCGATTAGCGGGAAAAGCGGTCCAACCGGGACGTCTGTTGTTGATCGGCGTCGGAATCAACGCCCTGTGCGGCGCCCTCCTGATCATTTTTCAGTTGAAGATGGATCCGCGCGATTTTCAGCAGGCGACGGTCTGGTTGACCGGAAGCATCTGGCAGGCGGATTGGTCATCCGTTTTGACGCTTGCACCCTGGATCGTCTGTTTGGTGCCGCTTGCCTTTTTACACAGCCGGCCGTTGAATCTGTTGCAACTGAGCGGCTCGCTCCCGCAAACGTTAGGACTCCGAGTCGAACAGACACGGAAACGGATCTTATTGATCGCTGCCGCACTTGCCGGTTCCTGCGTCGCTGCCGGTGGCGGAATTTCCTTTATCGGTCTGCTCGCCCCGCACATTGCCCGGCGTCTTGTCGGACCGAACCATTACAGTCTGATTCCGGTCGCTGCCCTGCTCGGCAGCCTGCTGGTGTTGCTCGCAGACTTGATCGGGAAAAACCTGCTTGCTCCGGCCGACATTCCGGTCGGGATTGTCATCGCAATCCTTGGCGCACCTTATTTCATCGTGTTATTGTTCCGAAAATAA